The following are encoded in a window of Drosophila simulans strain w501 chromosome 3L, Prin_Dsim_3.1, whole genome shotgun sequence genomic DNA:
- the LOC6738233 gene encoding palmitoleoyl-protein carboxylesterase NOTUM — translation MAVEQIDKMAAKAGEATKKWIKPQQPLLSLLLLLATFSQLPAVCSSSILDAASLQEKDPLRDTSMNMIQRNYMVMHSASGSGDHSRSLKRAYLANSSITCNDGSHAGYYLRKHPSSKKWIVLLEGGWHCFDVRSCRSRWMRLRHLMTSSQWPETRDVGGILSPHPEENPYWHNANHVLIPYCSSDSWSGTRTEPDTSDRENSWRFMGALILRQVIAELIPVGLGRVPGGELMLVGSSAGGLGVMLNLDRIRDFLVNEKKLQITVRGVSDSGWFLDREPYTPAAVASNEAVRQGWKLWQGLLPEECTKSYPTEPWRCYYGYRLYPTLKTPLFVFQWLFDEAQMRVDNVGAPVTPQQWNYIHEMGGALRSSLDNVSAVFAPSCIGHGVLFKRDWVNIKIDDISLPSALRCWEHSTRSRRHDKLKRSTEPSTAVSHPAHANNQRHQRHRQRLQRQKQNNVAQSGGQQRKHNHLSKEEREERKRLRQEQRQRRKQRRRQQQQKKANGGQEHRNKKDNSPKSSNGNDQRKQRRRQQLTAEERQEQRKRRRKAQQQQMKMQREQPAAGVFLEASAPQKTRSSNNASAGTKSKKRHRVPRVPEKCGLRLLERCSWPQCNHSCPTLTNPMTGEEMRFLELLTAFGLDIEAVAAALGVDMHTLNNMERTELVNMLTQQAN, via the exons CCGCTGCTATCGCTTTTGCTGCTCTTGGCCACGTTTAGTCAGCTGCCGGCcgtgtgcagcagcagcatcttgGATGCAGCGAGTCTGCAGGAGAAGGATCCGTTGAGGGACACCAGCATGAACATGATCCAGCGCAACTACATGGTGATGCACTCGGCCAGCGGCTCCGGTGACCACAGCCGCTCCCTGAAGCGCGCCTATCTGGCCAACTCGAGCATCACCTGCAACGACGGCAGCCATGCCGGCTACTATCTGCGCAAGCATCCCAGCTCCAAGAAGTGGATCGTTCTGCTCGAAGGTGGCTGGCACTGCTTCGATGTGCGCTCGTGCCGCTCCAGATGGATGCGACTGCGCCACCTAATGACCTCCTCCCAGTGGCCAGAGACGAGAGATG TTGGAGGCATTCTATCGCCCCATCCCGAGGAGAATCCCTACTGGCACAATGCCAACCATGTGCTCATCCCGTACTGCAGCAGTGATTCGTGGTCGGGAACGCGAACGGAGCCGGATACCAGCGATCGGGAGAACAGCTGGCGGTTCATGGGAGCCCTGATCCTGCGCCAGGTGATCGCCGAGCTGATTCCCGTGGGATTGGGTCGTGTGCCCGGTGGCGAACTGATGCTCGTTGGCTCATCGGCTGGTGGCCTGGGTGTAATGCTCAATTTGGATCGCATTCGAGACTTTCTGGTCAACGAGAAAAAGCTACAGATCACAGTGAGAGGAGTGAGTGACTCGGGTTGGTTCCTGGACAGAGAGCCATACACGCCGGCGGCAGTGGCCTCCAATGAGGCAGTGCGTCAGGGTTGGAAGTTGTGGCAGGGCTTGCTGCCCGAGGAGTGCACCAAAAGTTATCCCACGGAGCCATGGAGGTGTTACTATGGATACCGACTATATCCCACCTTAAAAA CTCCCCTTTTCGTTTTCCAATGGCTTTTCGACGAGGCCCAAATGCGAGTGGACAATGTTGGAGCACCCGTAACGCCGCAGCAATGGAACTACATCCACGAAATGGGCGGCGCCCTGAGATCCTCGCTGGACAATGTGAGCGCAGTGTTTGCACCCAGTTGCATAGGTCATGGGGTGCTCTTCAAACGGGATTGGGTCAATATCAAGATCGACGATATATCCCTGCCCTCGGCGCTGCGCTGTTGGGAGCACTCAACGCGCAGCCGGCGTCATGACAAGCTCAAGCGTTCCACGGAGCCATCGACGGCGGTCTCGCATCCAGCACATGCCAATAACCAAAGACACCAGCGACACCGTCAGCGGCTGCAGCGCCAGAAGCAGAACAATGTGGCCCAATCTGGAGGGCAGCAGCGTAAGCACAATCACCTGAGCAAGGAGGAGCGAGAGGAGCGGAAGCGATTGCGCCAGGAGCAGCGACAGAGGCGGAAGCAACGccgccgccagcagcagcaaaagaagGCCAATGGCGGGCAGGAGCATCGGAATAAGAAGGACAACAGCCCCAAGTCGAGCAATGGCAATGATCAGCGGAAACAGCGACGGCGCCAGCAATTGACAGCCGAGGAAAGGCAGGAGCAGCGCAAGCGGCGCAggaaggcgcagcagcagcagatgaaaATGCAGCGGGAACAGCCGGCGGCGGGAGTTTTCCTGGAAGCGAGTGCGCCCCAGAAGACACGCTCCTCCAACAACGCCTCCGCGGGCACAAAGTCCAAGAAGCGACATCGCGTTCCGCGAGTGCCGGAGAAATGTGGCCTGCGTCTGCTGGAACGCTGCAGTTGGCCGCAATGCAATCACTCGTGTCCCACGCTCACCAATCCCATGACCGGCGAGGAGATGCGCTTCCTCGAGCTGCTCACCGCCTTTGGCTTGGACATCGAGGCGGTGGCCGCCGCTCTGGGAGTCGATATGCACACGCTCAACAACATGGAGCGCACCGAGTTGGTCAACATGCTCACCCAGCAGGCCAACTAG
- the LOC27209344 gene encoding kunitz-type serine protease inhibitor PILP-1, producing MPYSKIVNHECKFVAKMRNGTLILIAVVMTVCLFANVTGVTRCKGKPKDSKCAGNLDGGNNRKSKCKKSANKNMWHYNALTKNCTQFNYLGCGGNNNRWCTKALCEGCRRPR from the exons ATGCCTTATTCTAAAATCGTAAATCACGAATGCAAGTTTGTGGCCAAAATGCGGAATGGCACTTTGATTCTCATCGCCGTGGTTATGactgtttgcctttttgcgAATGTAACTGGAGTAACTCGATGCAAGGGGAAGCCCA agGATTCAAAGTGTGCCGGGAATCTGGATGGCGGTAACAATCGCAAAAGCAAGTGCAAGAAATCggccaacaaaaatatgtgGCACTACAATGCACTGACAAAAAACTGCACACAATTCAATTACCTGGGATGTGGTGGCAATAATAATCGCTGGTGCACAAAAGCATTATGTGAAGGCTGCCGACGACCAAgataa